In Oceanobacillus sp. FSL K6-2867, one DNA window encodes the following:
- a CDS encoding DUF2624 family protein — translation MSIFIKEMIKNKLKNIKTDELLHYSQQYGFRLTEAQAQQIALYLRNNTLDPFNRKARQQMFSHLAAITDDQTASKAEQLLYSLVQSYGLEHLFQ, via the coding sequence ATGTCAATTTTTATTAAGGAAATGATAAAAAACAAATTAAAAAATATTAAAACAGATGAGCTTTTACACTATAGTCAACAATATGGGTTCCGATTAACTGAAGCGCAAGCACAACAAATCGCATTATACTTACGCAATAATACGCTTGATCCATTTAATCGAAAAGCACGGCAACAAATGTTTAGTCATTTAGCAGCTATAACAGACGACCAAACAGCCAGCAAAGCTGAGCAATTATTATATTCATTAGTTCAATCTTATGGATTAGAACATCTTTTTCAATAA
- a CDS encoding deoxyribonuclease IV — protein MVKIGSHVSMSGKKMLLGSSEEALAYGANTFMIYTGAPQNTRRKPIEELNIMAGREHMEQHGMSDIVVHAPYIINIGNAIKPATFELGVNFLRNEIDRTAAIGANQIVLHPGAHVGEGSETGIKKIIEGLNEVLEKDSSVQIALETMAGKGSEVGRTFDELAKIIDGVTHNENLSICMDTCHIHDAGYDIVNDFDGVLNEFDKIIGVDRIKVVHVNDSKNERGAHKDRHENIGFGHIGFKALHYVVHHPQLTALPKILETPYVGTDKKDKKAPYKLEIEMIRDGSFVEDLKEKIMNS, from the coding sequence GTGGTGAAAATTGGATCGCATGTATCAATGAGCGGGAAAAAAATGTTGTTAGGTTCGAGTGAAGAAGCTCTAGCATATGGAGCAAATACTTTTATGATTTATACCGGTGCACCACAAAACACGAGAAGAAAGCCAATTGAGGAATTAAATATTATGGCGGGTCGTGAGCATATGGAGCAGCATGGCATGTCGGATATCGTTGTACACGCACCGTATATCATTAATATTGGGAATGCGATAAAGCCTGCTACATTTGAACTTGGTGTCAATTTCCTGCGTAATGAAATTGACCGTACCGCAGCTATCGGAGCAAATCAAATTGTGCTTCACCCCGGAGCACATGTAGGTGAAGGATCAGAAACAGGAATAAAAAAGATTATTGAAGGACTAAATGAAGTTCTTGAAAAGGACAGTTCAGTCCAAATCGCATTAGAAACTATGGCTGGAAAAGGATCCGAAGTTGGACGCACCTTTGATGAATTAGCAAAAATAATTGATGGTGTCACACATAATGAAAATTTATCCATCTGTATGGATACATGTCATATTCATGATGCAGGCTATGATATTGTAAACGACTTTGATGGTGTCTTAAATGAATTTGATAAAATTATTGGGGTAGACCGAATTAAAGTTGTTCATGTAAATGATAGTAAAAATGAACGTGGTGCCCATAAAGATCGGCATGAGAATATTGGGTTCGGCCATATTGGGTTTAAAGCATTACATTATGTTGTTCACCATCCACAATTAACGGCGTTGCCAAAAATTCTTGAAACACCATATGTAGGAACAGATAAAAAGGACAAAAAGGCGCCATATAAGCTGGAAATCGAAATGATTCGCGATGGCTCATTTGTAGAGGATTTAAAAGAAAAGATTATGAATTCATAA
- a CDS encoding DEAD/DEAH box helicase, with protein sequence MKTNNFEPFAFEPSLIRAIDKLGFKHPTEIQNKVIPAILQGESVIGQSRTGSGKTHAYLLPLFNRIVTNKREVQFVITAPTRELATQIYNEVKTIIDYAEKEGTWVAKLLVGGTDKQKMAEKLKTPPHIIVGTPGRILDLVKDEAISIYTATSFVIDEADLMLDLGFIEDVDQLLIRSQKDIQLMVFSATIPQRLQHFFKKYLENPLYVKIDEHFSPETMEHRLIARKHRSEADIIFEISEAIQPYLAIVFTNGKKQANELAESLQERGLDVGLIHGGLTPRERKRVLKDIQNLRYQYVVATDLAARGIDIKGVSHVINAQIPKEEEFYIHRVGRTARAGMEGTAISIYNEADLPLVEKLEQKGLSFSYVEVKNGEWKEAKSWNERHLRTKTTTNIEKEAWKQVPKAKKVKPGYKKKMKKQQESIKRKLSKRTKYKK encoded by the coding sequence ATGAAAACAAATAACTTTGAGCCCTTCGCTTTCGAGCCTTCGCTAATACGTGCTATTGATAAGCTGGGATTTAAGCACCCTACAGAAATACAAAACAAGGTAATACCTGCTATCCTGCAAGGAGAAAGCGTAATTGGTCAGTCGCGCACAGGGTCTGGGAAGACACATGCCTATTTACTTCCGCTTTTTAACCGCATAGTTACGAATAAACGAGAAGTTCAGTTTGTGATAACAGCTCCTACACGAGAACTGGCAACACAGATTTACAACGAGGTCAAAACAATTATTGACTATGCAGAAAAAGAAGGCACATGGGTTGCGAAGCTATTAGTAGGTGGAACTGATAAACAGAAAATGGCAGAGAAATTAAAAACACCTCCACATATCATCGTCGGTACACCGGGTAGAATTCTTGACCTTGTAAAAGATGAAGCAATTTCAATTTACACAGCGACTTCTTTTGTGATTGATGAAGCAGATTTAATGCTTGACCTTGGTTTCATTGAAGACGTAGATCAATTATTGATCCGCTCGCAAAAAGATATTCAATTAATGGTATTTTCAGCAACGATTCCGCAACGTCTGCAGCATTTCTTCAAAAAATATTTGGAAAATCCGTTGTACGTTAAAATTGATGAGCATTTTTCTCCTGAAACAATGGAACATCGTTTAATTGCTCGTAAGCATCGCAGCGAGGCAGATATTATATTTGAAATCTCAGAAGCAATACAGCCATATTTGGCAATTGTTTTTACAAATGGAAAAAAACAAGCAAATGAACTAGCTGAATCATTGCAGGAAAGAGGATTAGACGTCGGTTTAATTCATGGCGGACTAACACCCAGAGAACGTAAACGGGTGTTGAAGGATATTCAAAATTTACGCTATCAATATGTCGTTGCAACAGATTTGGCTGCAAGAGGAATTGATATCAAAGGAGTCAGTCATGTTATTAACGCCCAAATACCTAAGGAAGAAGAATTTTACATTCATCGAGTAGGCCGAACAGCAAGAGCTGGAATGGAAGGTACAGCAATCAGCATCTATAATGAAGCAGATTTGCCTTTAGTAGAAAAGCTTGAACAAAAAGGGCTGAGCTTCTCCTATGTCGAAGTGAAAAATGGAGAATGGAAGGAAGCAAAGTCTTGGAATGAACGGCACTTACGTACTAAAACAACCACAAATATTGAAAAAGAGGCGTGGAAGCAAGTTCCTAAAGCGAAAAAGGTAAAACCGGGCTATAAGAAAAAAATGAAAAAACAGCAGGAGTCCATTAAACGTAAATTATCAAAGCGTACTAAATATAAGAAATAG
- a CDS encoding Nif3-like dinuclear metal center hexameric protein, with product MKNNVTNSEIFQLIEQWAPKQLAYEWDNVGLQIGSYHNPVTKILITLDVMENVVDEAIEKGANLIIAHHPFLFKSIKQVNIDTPQGRVIRKLLENNISVYAAHTNLDIAAGGVNDMLADTLEIEGNDIIVETDREKLYKVVVYVPETHIDEVREAFGENGAGHIGNYSHCTFQSRGQGTFKPLDGSQPFIGTKNELEFVNEVKMETIVPGAILHKVITAMIAAHPYEEVAYDIFMLQNEGKRFGIGKIGTLREKTDLNNFCERVKKALDVPALRVTGDLNKKVQKVAVLGGSGEKYIHHAKKKGADVYVTGDMTFHMAQEACLMGLAVIDAGHYIEKIMKQFTAAYLKEQLDKENIDILVSESNTDPFQFV from the coding sequence ATGAAAAATAACGTGACAAATTCAGAAATTTTTCAGCTTATAGAACAATGGGCCCCAAAGCAATTAGCCTATGAATGGGATAACGTTGGATTACAAATTGGTTCCTATCATAATCCTGTAACCAAAATTCTTATTACACTCGACGTAATGGAAAATGTTGTCGACGAAGCAATTGAAAAAGGCGCCAATTTGATTATTGCACATCATCCATTCTTGTTTAAATCCATAAAACAAGTTAATATAGACACACCGCAGGGAAGAGTTATTCGGAAATTGCTAGAAAATAATATATCTGTTTATGCTGCACATACCAATTTGGATATTGCTGCTGGTGGTGTCAACGATATGTTAGCTGATACACTTGAAATCGAAGGAAATGACATAATTGTAGAGACAGACAGAGAAAAGCTGTACAAAGTAGTCGTATATGTGCCAGAAACACATATTGATGAAGTTAGAGAAGCATTCGGTGAAAATGGTGCTGGACATATTGGTAATTATAGCCATTGTACATTTCAGTCCAGGGGACAGGGGACTTTTAAACCGCTAGATGGCAGCCAGCCATTTATTGGGACAAAAAATGAATTGGAATTCGTAAACGAAGTGAAGATGGAAACGATTGTCCCGGGTGCAATCTTGCATAAAGTAATAACCGCAATGATTGCTGCTCATCCGTATGAAGAGGTGGCATATGATATTTTTATGCTGCAAAATGAAGGAAAGCGTTTTGGAATTGGAAAAATTGGTACCCTAAGGGAAAAAACAGACCTAAATAACTTTTGTGAACGTGTGAAAAAAGCACTTGATGTCCCGGCACTTCGTGTGACTGGTGATCTGAATAAAAAGGTTCAAAAAGTAGCTGTTCTTGGCGGTAGTGGTGAAAAGTATATACATCACGCAAAGAAAAAAGGAGCAGATGTTTATGTTACTGGAGACATGACTTTCCATATGGCGCAGGAAGCCTGTCTTATGGGCCTTGCAGTTATCGATGCTGGCCATTATATTGAAAAAATAATGAAGCAATTTACGGCAGCATATTTAAAGGAACAATTGGATAAAGAAAATATAGACATTCTTGTCTCTGAATCGAATACAGATCCTTTTCAGTTTGTGTAA
- a CDS encoding tRNA (adenine(22)-N(1))-methyltransferase TrmK, which translates to MINTLKLSERLKKVSSFLPEGAYFADIGSDHAYLPCYVCLRDQKAKAVAGEVNIGPFNSAKSTVDAYQLSNRIDVRLGNGLEVLNGDTDINQVVIAGMGGSLIRTILEEGKSKLSNVERIIAQPNVDERNVRRWLLREGFTVTDETILEENGHRYEIIVADHEGNQELINPYTESQLEKQLLFGPILLRNKTDIFYEKWRSEYKKLARIVGQMKEASNVDHEKIERFERELLWIKEEITG; encoded by the coding sequence ATGATAAATACATTAAAACTATCAGAACGTTTAAAGAAAGTTTCCTCATTTCTTCCTGAAGGAGCTTATTTTGCTGATATTGGTTCCGACCATGCTTATTTGCCGTGCTATGTATGCTTACGTGATCAAAAAGCAAAAGCTGTAGCAGGCGAAGTCAATATAGGCCCATTTAATAGTGCAAAATCAACAGTAGATGCCTACCAACTTTCCAACCGCATTGATGTAAGACTTGGCAATGGGTTAGAGGTGCTGAATGGCGATACAGATATCAATCAGGTTGTAATAGCAGGGATGGGAGGTTCCTTAATCAGAACCATTTTAGAGGAAGGAAAATCAAAATTATCAAATGTTGAGCGAATTATTGCCCAGCCTAATGTGGATGAACGTAATGTTCGCAGATGGCTTTTAAGGGAAGGGTTTACTGTGACAGATGAAACAATTTTGGAAGAAAACGGACATCGCTATGAAATAATTGTTGCAGATCATGAAGGAAATCAAGAACTTATAAATCCTTATACTGAAAGTCAATTAGAAAAACAATTGCTGTTTGGGCCTATACTGTTGCGGAATAAAACAGATATATTTTACGAAAAATGGCGCTCGGAATATAAGAAGCTAGCTAGGATTGTTGGTCAAATGAAAGAAGCCAGCAATGTCGACCACGAGAAAATTGAGCGATTTGAGAGAGAATTATTATGGATTAAGGAGGAAATTACCGGATGA
- the cccA gene encoding cytochrome c550 — translation MRRNPVVPYAIIAILGVLTVVIISFVGLNQRADIQVAEEGGSEQTEESQEGETTGGDPEAVFQANCAACHGGDLSGGMGPALTTVGSTHSADEIADIIQNGTGSMPAQSQVAGEELTALSEWLSEQK, via the coding sequence ATGAGAAGAAACCCAGTTGTACCGTATGCAATTATTGCAATTTTAGGGGTACTAACAGTAGTAATTATTTCATTTGTCGGCTTGAATCAGCGTGCAGACATTCAAGTTGCTGAAGAGGGCGGATCTGAACAAACAGAAGAATCACAAGAAGGGGAAACAACAGGCGGAGACCCTGAGGCAGTTTTTCAGGCAAACTGCGCGGCTTGTCATGGTGGGGACTTATCCGGTGGAATGGGACCTGCTTTAACAACTGTGGGATCCACTCACTCTGCTGATGAGATTGCAGATATCATTCAAAATGGTACCGGTTCAATGCCAGCGCAATCCCAAGTTGCTGGTGAAGAGCTAACTGCCCTTTCTGAATGGCTTAGTGAACAAAAATAA
- the rpoD gene encoding RNA polymerase sigma factor RpoD, protein MTDKKPSQTKETEMTLEQAKEKLVEMGKKRGTLAYEEVADRLSNFDIESDQMDEFYEHLEEQGVEVIGESDEDPNMQEIAKEEEFNLNDLSVPLGIKINDPVRMYLKEIGRVNLLSAAEEIELASRIEEGDEEAKRRLAEANLRLVVSIAKRYVGRGMLFLDLIQEGNMGLIKAVEKFDYRKGFKFSTYATWWIRQAITRAIADQARTIRIPVHMVETINKLIRVQRSLLQDLGREPTPEEIGEEMELSPDKVRDILKIAQEPVSLETPIGEEDDSHLGDFIEDQEAVSPSDHAAYELLKEQLEDVLDTLTDREENVLRLRFGLDDGRTRTLEEVGKVFGVTRERIRQIEAKALRKLRHPSRSKRLKDFLD, encoded by the coding sequence ATGACCGACAAGAAGCCTTCGCAAACAAAGGAAACTGAAATGACGCTTGAGCAAGCAAAGGAAAAGCTTGTTGAAATGGGTAAAAAACGCGGTACGTTAGCCTATGAAGAGGTGGCAGACCGTTTATCCAACTTTGATATTGAATCCGATCAAATGGATGAATTTTATGAGCACCTGGAAGAACAAGGTGTAGAAGTAATTGGCGAATCTGATGAAGACCCGAATATGCAGGAAATCGCGAAAGAAGAGGAATTTAATTTAAACGATTTAAGTGTTCCTTTAGGGATTAAAATAAATGACCCTGTTCGTATGTATTTAAAGGAAATCGGAAGAGTCAACCTATTATCAGCAGCAGAAGAAATTGAACTCGCATCAAGAATTGAAGAAGGCGATGAAGAAGCAAAACGCCGCTTGGCAGAAGCGAATTTACGTCTGGTTGTTAGTATTGCAAAGCGCTATGTTGGCCGCGGTATGCTCTTCCTTGATTTAATCCAGGAAGGCAACATGGGTCTTATTAAGGCCGTTGAGAAATTTGACTACCGTAAAGGGTTCAAATTTAGTACCTATGCAACTTGGTGGATAAGACAAGCGATTACACGGGCTATCGCTGACCAAGCCAGAACAATTCGTATTCCTGTTCATATGGTTGAAACGATCAATAAACTAATTCGCGTTCAGCGATCATTATTGCAGGACCTAGGTCGTGAGCCTACACCAGAAGAAATTGGTGAAGAAATGGAACTCAGCCCGGATAAGGTTCGTGACATTTTAAAAATCGCGCAAGAGCCTGTTTCACTTGAGACTCCTATTGGGGAAGAGGATGACTCTCACTTAGGTGATTTTATTGAGGACCAGGAAGCTGTTTCTCCATCAGACCATGCTGCATATGAGTTATTGAAAGAACAGCTTGAAGACGTGCTGGATACATTAACTGATAGAGAAGAAAATGTATTGCGTCTTCGTTTCGGTCTGGACGACGGACGTACAAGAACACTTGAAGAAGTTGGTAAAGTTTTTGGCGTAACGAGAGAACGTATCCGCCAAATCGAAGCAAAGGCACTTAGAAAATTAAGGCATCCAAGTCGCAGCAAGCGATTAAAAGACTTTTTGGATTGA
- the dnaG gene encoding DNA primase — protein sequence MANQIPEEVIEEIRKSNDILDVVGEYVQLKKQGRNYVGLCPFHGEKTPSFTVTQEKQIFHCFGCGKGGNAITFMMEIESFSFYEALKFLADRSEISLPESGMNKESSMSLESQNVLSAYDWLRKLYHHLLRFTKDGKEGYHYLKERGMDDETIEAFHLGFAPNAQDFIAEFLAKKGFQQQLLIKAGIVSELDNNRVTDRFRGRVIFPIRNHIGKTVAFGGRSITDEQPKYLNSPESELFQKGKLLYNFDLAKKHIRKQNEVVLFEGYMDVISAYQAGVKNVVATLGTSLTEPQAKLLNRYVDTVIICYDGDKAGLAATYKAANLLRSIGCAIKVANLDEDMDPDSFIRKHGSEAFVNQIIKASDTYMSFYMRYLQKDYNLNLEGDRISYIENVLKELAMIESPIEREYYLKELSEAHQISIETLSAEMHGYRQKQVKLEDNQRKNRYTNNTVIKQRSNKLLPAFYNAEKKLIAYMLQNSHITERVQHELGARFNVDDYKIIATYLYAFYEEGHPPDISLFIEKLHDDRLKQVVTEIALTPIREEISDREINDYVRIIQNQSNDSVNIKSLKEQQKVAVQQNDPLKAAQIAMQIIELQKQLKNTN from the coding sequence ATGGCCAATCAAATACCAGAAGAGGTAATTGAAGAGATTAGAAAGTCCAATGACATTTTAGATGTTGTTGGCGAATATGTACAATTAAAGAAGCAAGGCAGAAACTACGTCGGTTTATGTCCATTCCATGGTGAGAAAACGCCGTCCTTTACAGTAACTCAAGAGAAACAGATTTTCCATTGTTTTGGCTGTGGCAAGGGTGGAAATGCTATAACGTTCATGATGGAAATCGAAAGTTTTTCATTCTACGAAGCATTAAAGTTTCTCGCTGACAGAAGCGAGATTTCACTGCCGGAAAGTGGTATGAATAAAGAGTCATCTATGTCTTTGGAAAGCCAGAATGTATTATCAGCATATGACTGGCTGCGAAAGCTGTATCATCATCTTTTGCGATTTACAAAGGATGGAAAAGAAGGATACCACTACTTAAAAGAAAGAGGAATGGATGACGAGACGATTGAAGCTTTTCATTTAGGCTTTGCACCTAACGCTCAAGACTTCATTGCAGAGTTTCTTGCTAAGAAGGGATTCCAGCAGCAATTATTAATAAAAGCTGGAATTGTTTCCGAGCTCGATAACAATCGGGTTACGGACCGATTTAGAGGAAGAGTGATTTTTCCAATACGAAACCATATTGGAAAAACAGTAGCCTTCGGGGGGCGTTCAATAACAGATGAACAGCCAAAATATTTAAACAGCCCGGAGAGTGAGCTCTTCCAAAAGGGAAAGCTACTATATAATTTCGACCTAGCCAAAAAACATATTCGAAAGCAAAATGAAGTTGTTTTATTCGAAGGGTATATGGATGTCATTTCAGCATATCAGGCTGGAGTGAAAAATGTGGTCGCAACACTCGGCACATCGCTGACTGAACCTCAGGCAAAGCTTTTAAATCGTTATGTTGATACGGTTATTATTTGCTACGATGGGGACAAAGCTGGGCTGGCAGCAACTTATAAGGCAGCGAATTTATTACGAAGTATCGGCTGTGCAATAAAAGTAGCAAACCTTGATGAAGACATGGATCCTGACAGTTTTATAAGAAAGCATGGATCAGAGGCTTTTGTGAATCAAATCATAAAAGCAAGTGATACCTATATGAGTTTCTATATGCGCTACCTTCAAAAAGATTATAATCTAAATTTGGAGGGTGACCGCATATCCTATATAGAAAATGTATTGAAAGAGCTTGCCATGATTGAGAGCCCTATTGAAAGGGAATATTATTTAAAAGAATTGAGCGAAGCACATCAGATTTCTATTGAAACTTTATCTGCCGAAATGCATGGCTATAGGCAAAAACAAGTAAAGCTTGAGGATAACCAGAGAAAGAACAGATATACTAATAACACAGTAATCAAGCAACGTAGTAATAAGCTTCTGCCTGCGTTTTATAACGCAGAAAAAAAATTAATAGCATATATGTTGCAGAATTCTCATATTACAGAGAGGGTGCAACATGAATTAGGTGCAAGATTTAATGTTGATGATTATAAAATTATTGCGACCTATTTATATGCATTTTATGAAGAGGGCCATCCGCCTGATATCAGCTTATTTATTGAGAAGCTGCATGATGACCGATTGAAACAGGTTGTAACAGAGATTGCGCTGACTCCTATAAGGGAAGAAATTAGTGACAGGGAAATTAATGATTATGTGCGAATCATACAAAATCAATCAAATGATTCTGTCAATATCAAATCACTGAAAGAGCAGCAAAAGGTTGCTGTGCAACAGAATGATCCCTTAAAAGCAGCTCAAATAGCGATGCAAATTATTGAGCTTCAAAAACAATTGAAAAATACAAATTAA
- a CDS encoding pyruvate, water dikinase regulatory protein, with protein MNTQPIVFVLSDSVGETAELVVKAGLSQFSSGDYKIQRVPYVEDKETIDEFLQIAKEKRGMIGFTLVDPELRNYLNQRSIEMKIEAVDIMGPVLNAMERVFNKSPRKEAGLIHKLDEDYFKKIEAIEFAVKYDDGRDSRGIARADIILIGVSRTSKTPLSQYLAHKRIRVANVPIVPEVDPPEELFEVDPSKCIGLRITADKLNGIRKERLKALGLGDQATYANMDRIHQELEYFDKVISKIKCPVIDVSHKAVEETANLIMRMIQK; from the coding sequence ATGAATACTCAACCAATTGTTTTTGTACTATCTGACTCTGTGGGGGAAACTGCTGAATTGGTAGTTAAAGCAGGGCTAAGTCAATTTTCAAGTGGAGATTACAAAATACAACGTGTGCCGTATGTGGAGGATAAAGAAACAATTGATGAATTCCTGCAAATCGCAAAAGAAAAAAGAGGAATGATTGGCTTTACACTTGTAGATCCTGAATTACGAAATTATTTGAATCAGCGATCAATAGAAATGAAGATCGAAGCAGTTGATATTATGGGACCAGTGCTTAATGCAATGGAACGCGTATTTAATAAAAGCCCACGAAAAGAGGCAGGATTGATACATAAACTTGATGAGGATTATTTTAAGAAAATAGAAGCAATTGAATTTGCCGTGAAATATGATGACGGCAGGGACTCTCGTGGCATTGCTCGTGCAGATATTATTTTAATTGGTGTTTCTCGTACATCAAAAACCCCATTATCTCAGTATTTAGCACATAAACGAATCAGGGTTGCTAACGTGCCGATTGTTCCCGAGGTCGATCCGCCAGAAGAGTTATTTGAAGTGGATCCTTCAAAATGTATTGGACTTCGGATCACTGCTGATAAATTAAATGGCATACGCAAAGAAAGATTAAAAGCTTTAGGGTTAGGTGATCAAGCAACTTATGCTAACATGGACCGCATTCATCAAGAGCTCGAGTATTTTGATAAAGTAATCAGCAAAATTAAATGTCCCGTAATTGATGTTTCCCATAAAGCAGTTGAAGAAACAGCAAATCTTATTATGCGTATGATTCAAAAATAA
- a CDS encoding helix-turn-helix transcriptional regulator, with amino-acid sequence MELSKRQEQIIEIVKGNGPITGEHIADRLHLTRATLRPDLAILTMAGYLDARPRVGYFYTGKTGSELLTEKIKKFKVQEFLQVPIVVKESVSVYDAISAMFLEDVGTLFVVDDNSCLTGVLSRKDLLRASIGQQNLTAVPVHIIMTRMPNIAVCRKDDLLIDAAQKLITRQIDGLPVVKDTDNGLEVVGRVTKTTMTKVLVELTIGDHV; translated from the coding sequence GTGGAATTATCTAAAAGACAGGAACAAATCATTGAAATAGTTAAAGGAAACGGTCCAATTACAGGGGAACATATTGCAGACCGATTACATTTGACTCGCGCTACATTAAGACCAGATTTAGCAATCTTAACCATGGCGGGATACTTAGATGCCCGCCCGCGTGTTGGTTATTTTTATACGGGGAAAACTGGTTCAGAATTACTTACAGAGAAAATCAAAAAGTTTAAGGTACAAGAATTTCTGCAGGTCCCAATCGTTGTGAAAGAAAGTGTGTCCGTATATGATGCTATATCGGCCATGTTTCTTGAAGATGTAGGAACATTATTTGTTGTAGATGATAACTCCTGTTTAACTGGAGTTCTATCCCGCAAAGACTTGTTACGTGCAAGTATTGGTCAGCAGAATTTAACTGCTGTGCCTGTACATATCATCATGACACGGATGCCCAATATTGCCGTATGTCGAAAAGATGATCTGCTAATTGATGCTGCCCAAAAACTGATCACAAGACAAATCGATGGCTTACCAGTTGTAAAAGATACGGATAACGGGCTTGAGGTCGTTGGCAGAGTAACAAAGACGACAATGACAAAAGTATTAGTTGAGCTAACGATAGGTGACCATGTGTAA